From Anopheles arabiensis isolate DONGOLA chromosome 3, AaraD3, whole genome shotgun sequence, a single genomic window includes:
- the LOC120902448 gene encoding solute carrier organic anion transporter family member 4C1 → MMRQESLLSNHERYPRIEANANNIKQDSIDCGVTACSCCNGPGCIRLGTATSFVVCLSLVAFVSGGIESYFRLAAHQAASELSFDPIVLDWLLVTAGVAQGLFALLVSYWGNRFHRISWLGGIFMLQAISLIVLIIPTLTHNSEESNTIEALNMDKTCTLEQSGRLVMDRPYAITTLVLMFIAQVLIGLANVAIYALGISYIDDNVRTHHSPGLIGCVIAARIWGAQLGLGIGLAVGATTLGWWLGWAIIGPLTFLLGFVISLFPKRLLATMVRQAANDIVETATNNSMQSIATADKWLADITLWATLRRVFSNKVLVCNVLALVFIQTGIVNFHSHEQSYLQSRFFLPTSHADGINDEWASRLITNLIRPFAATVGVIVAALVIASTNPSARKLAGWNIIVGVVATGLFIAYIFISCGEEQIAGAYRGRKLIKPFCASNCVCEENVPFTPVCPIDSRFTYFSPCHAGCQDREEINNIVIYRNCTCGVDVDIVLEHGGDATEGACGIDDCQPYWIVFQVLTVIVAMLLASGLTGKVIISLRSVLTQDKAMALAVELTLVGLVVYLPGTAIYQVVATHTCQFWSSNERHCFLHETPTFGNILNMITAALIIIGLIFEMVVYYFVKDTALYGENDDTLLRNPIEMRFISPARTQTMTELMPLNNSISDTVDRSTTSEAAVQSATLIADEGVPPPSVQTIQNTQPSYPTVRSVSPLAASSANYAQVVRQLPKRETSSEIDEQLDFRSATSLPRGQTDSDDDSDYRSGVVGRVPQQHSSPRVDPTLRRDYARDGLFSPRATSPESPGELPLRSRNVSGRPMSPETDF, encoded by the exons ATGATGCGCCAAGAATCATTGCTAAGCAACCACGAACGATACCCGCGCATCGAAGCGAACGCAAACAACATAAAGCAAG ATTCGATCGATTGCGGTGTGACGGCATGCAGCTGTTGTAATGGTCCAGGATGTATACGGTTGGGCACTGCTACGTCCTTCGTCGTGTGCCTATCGCTGGTGGCTTTCGTTAGCGGTGGCATCGAGAGCTACTTCCGGCTGGCAGCACACCAAGCTGCCAGCGAGCTGAGCTTCGATCCGATCGTGCTGGACTGGTTGCTAGTGACGGCCGGTGTTGCGCAGGGCCTGTTCGCGTTGCTGGTGAGCTATTGGGGCAATCGGTTCCATCGAATATCGTGGTTGGGCGGAATATTCATGCTGCAGGCAATCAGCTTGATAGTGCTGATCATACCGACGCTAACGCACAA CTCGGAAGAAAGCAACACCATCGAGGCACTGAACATGGACAAAACCTGTACGCTAGAACAATCTGGACGGCTGGTTATGGATCGACCGTACGCTATTACAACACTGGTACTGATGTTTATCGCGCAGGTTCTGATTGGCCTCGCCAATGTGGCCATCTACGCGCTAGGCATTAGCTATATCGACGATAACGTACGCACGCATCACAGTCCCGGATTGATCG GATGCGTCATAGCGGCGCGCATTTGGGGAGCTCAGCTAGGACTTGGCATCGGCTTAGCTGTGGGTGCCACCACGCTGGGCTGGTGGCTTGGATGGGCCATCATAGGGCCGCTTACCTTCCTGTTGGGTTTCGTCATCTCACTGTTCCCGAAGCGATTGCTCGCCACGATGGTACGCCAGGCGGCCAACGATATCGTCGAAACggccaccaacaacagcatgCAATCGATCGCCACCGCCGACAAGTGGCTGGCCGATATAACGCTCTGGGCCACGCTGAGGCGCGTCTTTTCCAACAAGGTGCTCGTGTGCAACGTGCTAGCGCTGGTGTTCATCCAGACCGGCATCGTGAACTTCCACTCGCACGAACAGTCCTATCTGCAGTCGCGCTTCTTTTTGCCCACGTCGCATGCGGACGGTATAAACGATGAATGGGCGTCCCGGTTGATTACCAACCTGATACGACCGTTTGCCGCTACTGTGGGCGTGATTGTGGCGGCACTCGTCATTGCCAGCACGAATCCTTCGGCCAG AAAATTAGCTGGATGGAACATTATTGTTGGGGTGGTGGCTACAGGATTGTTTATTG cgtacattttcatctcGTGCGGCGAAGAACAAATAGCGGGCGCCTACCGTGGCCGTAAGCTTATCAAACCGTTCTGCGCATCCAACTGTGTGTGCGAGGAGAACGTACCATTTACACCGGTCTGCCCTATCGACAGTCGGTTTACATACTTTTCGCCGTGCCATGCCGGTTGTCAGGATCGGGAGGAAATCAACAATATCGTCATCTACCGAAACTGCACTTGCGGTGTTGATGTGGACATCGTGCTGGAGCACGGTGGCGATGCAACTGAGGGCGCCTGTGGGATTGACGACTGTCAACCGTACTGGATCGTGTTTCAGGTATTGACGGTGATAGTGGCGATGTTACTGGCCTCGGGCCTGACTGGTAAGGTGATCATCAGCCTGCGCTCGGTGCTGACGCAAGACAAGGCGATGGCGCTAGCGGTGGAGCTGACTTTGGTCGGGCTGGTGGTTTATTTGCCTGGAACAGCCATCTATCAGGTGGTGGCAA CACACACGTGTCAGTTTTGGTCATCGAACGAGCGGCACTGCTTTCTGCACGAGACGCCGACGTTTGGAAATATTCTTAACATGATAACAGCAGCCTTAATCATCATCGGTCTAATCTTCGAGATGGTGGTGTATTACTTCGTGAAGGATACCGCTTTGTACGGTGAAAATGACGACACTTTGCTTCG GAATCCGATCGAGATGCGATTCATATCACCAGCGAGGACACAAACCATGACGGAATTGATGCCCTTGAATAACAGCATTTCAGACACGGTTGATCGTTCAACAACTTCGGAGGCGGCCGTACAATCAGCAACACTGATCGCCGACGAAGGCGTACCACCACCGTCGGTACAAACCATCCAAAACACGCAACCGTCCTACCCGACGGTTCGGTCCGTCTCGCCACTTGCCGCGAGTTCGGCCAACTACGCCCAAGTTGTGCGCCAGCTGCCAAAGAGAGAAACGTCGAGCGAAATAGATGAGCAGCTGGACTTCCGGTCGGCGACCAGTTTACCTCGCGGCCAAACAGACAGCGATGATGACAGTGATTATCGTTCCGGCGTGGTAGGACGAGTGCCGCAGCAGCATAGCAGTCCGAGAGTTGATCCCACGTTGAGACGAGATTATGCGCGAGACGGTCTCTTCTCTCCTAGGGCCACATCGCCCGAAAGCCCAGGCGAGCTTCCGTTGCGTTCGAGAAATGTCTCGGGCCGACCAATGAGTCCCGAGACGGATTTTTAG